The Paraburkholderia sp. D15 genome has a segment encoding these proteins:
- a CDS encoding SMP-30/gluconolactonase/LRE family protein, whose amino-acid sequence MTDMTNGIHAELAFRCDTKLGEGPLWSPHDGVLYWIDLIGKRLYRGNVQTGDVASKSLPYRCARVTLCIDGRLLFSFTRGLALGSYESDDYTPFAASDLISPQERYNDAACDSRGRFWTGTYDVDLESPIGGIYRFDGDRASREAGGVRLANGLRWSPDERLMYFADSRPGQLWVYDFDLNDGHVGERRLLVDYTDTGVKPDGLATDTDGCVWIAEVHRSRVARYTPEGALDCIVHVPTRRPTSVSFGGADRKTLYITTRNDGMSEADFATEPYAGCVFAAPSPVPGLSEHPFRI is encoded by the coding sequence ATGACTGACATGACGAATGGAATTCACGCGGAGCTTGCGTTTCGCTGCGACACGAAGCTTGGGGAGGGCCCCTTATGGAGTCCCCACGATGGCGTGCTCTACTGGATCGACCTGATCGGTAAGCGCCTGTACCGGGGTAATGTGCAAACCGGCGACGTCGCCTCAAAGTCGCTGCCCTATCGGTGCGCGCGCGTGACGCTTTGTATCGATGGCCGTTTGCTCTTTTCGTTCACGCGTGGGCTGGCGCTTGGAAGCTACGAGAGCGACGACTACACACCGTTCGCGGCGAGTGACCTGATCTCGCCACAGGAGAGGTATAACGACGCTGCCTGCGATTCGCGCGGTCGCTTCTGGACTGGCACCTATGACGTGGATCTTGAATCGCCGATCGGCGGGATCTATCGTTTCGACGGAGATCGCGCGTCGCGTGAAGCGGGCGGCGTCCGTTTGGCCAATGGACTGCGGTGGAGTCCCGATGAGCGCTTGATGTACTTTGCGGATTCACGTCCGGGGCAACTATGGGTGTACGACTTCGACTTGAACGATGGGCATGTCGGCGAGCGCAGACTGCTCGTCGACTACACGGACACAGGCGTCAAGCCCGATGGTCTCGCCACCGACACCGACGGCTGCGTGTGGATTGCCGAGGTACACCGTTCACGCGTGGCGCGTTACACGCCGGAGGGTGCGCTCGATTGCATTGTCCATGTACCCACCCGCCGGCCGACGTCAGTTTCGTTCGGCGGCGCCGACCGTAAGACACTCTACATCACGACGCGAAACGACGGCATGTCCGAAGCCGATTTCGCCACCGAGCCGTACGCGGGATGTGTGTTCGCGGCACCCTCTCCAGTCCCGGGCCTGAGCGAGCACCCGTTCCGGATCTAA
- a CDS encoding LysR substrate-binding domain-containing protein, with the protein MTTSTAPIGEQSMDCDLLKIFCKVAELENFSRAAVQLDLAQPVVTRKMKRLEEELGVELFVRTNRGCQLTRSGKLLSAKAGGILAQLAQLREEVMHSAEDVSGSIAIGMTHTASSYLAAHVVSTIASHWPKLHVSLVQDVSRALCAQLLNDELSIAVVFDPPTDSRVVAVPLLMERLYLAGKPNSKLLDIERPTMADLVGAPLILPTRGQALRLLVDEAFAEMGASLDPIYETNSTALLKSLAAQGLGYTLLTYGTIAPEVSAGQLAARAIDQPGMSICLTLATTREHRRLKTVRFVGELIQREIRRLVQGGMWQGTPMAIRE; encoded by the coding sequence ATGACCACCAGCACCGCACCGATTGGCGAACAGTCCATGGACTGTGATCTGCTGAAGATCTTCTGCAAGGTTGCCGAACTGGAGAACTTTTCGCGCGCGGCGGTGCAGCTTGACCTCGCACAACCGGTCGTCACTCGCAAGATGAAGCGGCTCGAAGAGGAACTCGGCGTGGAACTGTTCGTACGCACCAATCGGGGCTGTCAGCTCACCCGTTCTGGCAAGCTCCTTTCCGCAAAGGCAGGCGGCATCCTGGCGCAACTCGCGCAATTGCGCGAAGAGGTGATGCATTCGGCGGAAGATGTCTCGGGGTCGATTGCGATCGGCATGACGCACACAGCAAGCTCGTATCTCGCGGCGCACGTGGTCTCCACGATCGCATCGCACTGGCCGAAGCTGCACGTGAGCCTCGTTCAGGACGTCAGTCGCGCGCTGTGCGCACAGTTGTTGAACGACGAACTGTCAATCGCCGTCGTGTTCGATCCGCCGACGGATTCCCGTGTGGTCGCGGTGCCCTTGTTGATGGAACGGCTCTATCTCGCCGGCAAACCCAACTCCAAACTGCTCGATATCGAACGCCCCACCATGGCCGATCTCGTCGGCGCGCCATTGATCCTTCCTACACGTGGCCAGGCGCTACGACTGCTCGTCGACGAGGCGTTCGCCGAGATGGGCGCATCGCTCGATCCAATCTACGAAACCAACAGCACTGCTCTTCTGAAGTCGCTCGCTGCGCAAGGGCTTGGCTATACGCTGCTGACCTACGGCACGATCGCCCCCGAAGTGTCTGCCGGACAACTGGCGGCCCGCGCGATCGACCAGCCGGGCATGTCGATCTGCCTGACACTTGCCACCACGCGCGAGCACCGTCGTCTGAAGACAGTCCGCTTTGTCGGCGAACTGATTCAGCGCGAGATCCGACGGCTCGTCCAGGGCGGCATGTGGCAGGGCACGCCCATGGCTATTCGAGAATAG
- a CDS encoding porin — translation MKKAVWVLAALGAVSGIANAQSSVTLYGIIDEGLIFNSNASGSRQYYLASGVLSGSRFGFRGAEDLGGGLRAIFTLENGFDVNSGKLGQGGLMFGRQAYVGLSSDRLGTVTLGRQFDSTVDYVGPFGFAGTNGGYITASPGDMDNFAIGNRVNNVVKYASPSIGGLTFGGMYSLGGVAGDFSRNQVWGAGAGYAYGPFKLGASYMNIRNPNVSFYGTSVSGATAETNNMSSVATRGFASAQTQQVAAAGTSYTIGQFTLSGTYSNVQFKDLSGAVGVLNPGGVRGTVTFNNYAAALKYQWTPAFFTAAQFERTTGSSINGKSGAAYNQLDFSADYFLSARTDIYFTAAYQRASGTQSTGASAVAAINVITPSSTNHQAAVRIAIRHKF, via the coding sequence ATGAAAAAAGCGGTTTGGGTCCTGGCGGCCCTCGGCGCGGTATCGGGCATCGCCAATGCGCAGAGCAGTGTCACGCTCTACGGCATCATCGACGAAGGATTGATCTTCAACAGCAACGCCAGTGGCTCGCGGCAGTACTATCTCGCCTCGGGCGTGCTGAGCGGCAGCCGCTTCGGCTTTCGAGGCGCGGAGGATCTGGGCGGCGGCCTGCGCGCCATCTTCACGCTTGAGAACGGCTTCGACGTGAACAGCGGCAAGCTGGGCCAAGGCGGCCTGATGTTCGGCCGGCAGGCCTATGTCGGTCTTTCGAGCGACCGCCTCGGCACGGTCACCCTCGGCCGCCAGTTCGACTCGACAGTCGACTATGTCGGTCCGTTCGGCTTTGCTGGGACCAATGGCGGCTATATCACGGCGAGTCCGGGCGACATGGACAATTTCGCGATCGGCAATCGCGTGAATAACGTCGTCAAGTATGCGAGCCCGAGCATTGGGGGGCTGACGTTCGGCGGCATGTATTCGCTGGGCGGCGTGGCCGGCGACTTCTCGCGTAACCAGGTCTGGGGCGCCGGCGCGGGCTATGCGTATGGCCCGTTCAAGCTCGGCGCATCGTACATGAACATCCGCAACCCGAACGTGTCGTTCTACGGTACCAGTGTGTCGGGGGCGACCGCCGAGACAAACAACATGTCGTCCGTCGCAACGCGCGGCTTCGCTTCCGCGCAGACGCAACAGGTTGCGGCGGCCGGTACGTCTTACACGATCGGCCAGTTTACGTTGTCGGGCACGTATTCGAACGTTCAGTTCAAGGACTTGAGCGGCGCCGTCGGCGTACTCAATCCGGGCGGCGTTCGCGGGACCGTGACGTTCAACAACTACGCGGCCGCGCTCAAATATCAGTGGACCCCGGCGTTTTTCACCGCGGCACAATTCGAGCGCACGACCGGCAGTTCAATCAACGGCAAGAGTGGAGCGGCCTACAACCAGCTCGACTTTTCGGCGGACTACTTCCTGTCGGCGCGCACCGACATCTATTTCACAGCGGCCTATCAGCGCGCATCGGGAACACAGTCTACCGGCGCGTCGGCAGTCGCGGCGATTAATGTGATCACGCCATCGTCGACCAACCATCAGGCCGCCGTCCGCATCGCGATCCGTCACAAGTTCTGA
- a CDS encoding MaoC family dehydratase N-terminal domain-containing protein: MSDSNVPLADWVSTQEVTREVVTAFPLSALAATLDRTEARDCVPPLWHWLYFLPVAPQAEVDSDGHPKRGGFLPPVRLPRRMWAGGRLTFHTALQVGEQMTRTSTILRVEDKIGRSGRLVFVTVRHAIEAEGKLKIEEEQDIVYRDAPGTDAVAPPPERAPVDEVWRRVVDTGPVMLFRYSALTFNGHRIHYDRPYATGVEGYPDLVVHGPLVATLLIDLVARESPEATIRRFTFKAVRPAFANRPLTLCGRLSNDGNTVELWAMDHEGYLTMRASAELA; the protein is encoded by the coding sequence ATGTCCGACTCAAATGTTCCACTGGCTGATTGGGTCTCAACGCAGGAAGTGACTAGGGAGGTGGTGACGGCTTTTCCGCTGTCCGCCCTCGCCGCAACGCTCGATCGTACGGAGGCACGCGACTGCGTGCCGCCTTTGTGGCATTGGCTCTACTTTCTGCCGGTCGCCCCACAGGCGGAAGTCGACTCTGACGGCCATCCCAAACGCGGTGGCTTCTTGCCACCTGTGCGGCTTCCGCGGCGCATGTGGGCCGGCGGACGGCTCACGTTCCATACTGCCCTGCAAGTCGGCGAGCAAATGACTCGCACGTCTACGATCTTGCGCGTGGAGGACAAGATCGGGCGATCTGGGCGGCTTGTGTTCGTTACCGTTCGACACGCCATCGAAGCAGAAGGCAAGCTGAAAATTGAGGAAGAACAGGACATCGTCTATCGAGATGCGCCCGGCACCGACGCTGTTGCACCACCGCCTGAGCGCGCCCCGGTTGATGAAGTCTGGCGACGCGTAGTGGATACCGGACCGGTCATGCTGTTTCGCTATTCGGCACTGACCTTCAACGGACATCGAATTCACTATGATCGGCCGTACGCGACGGGGGTCGAAGGATATCCCGATCTGGTGGTGCACGGCCCTCTTGTCGCGACACTGTTGATCGACTTGGTCGCTCGCGAATCGCCCGAAGCGACGATACGCCGTTTCACGTTTAAGGCCGTGCGTCCTGCTTTCGCGAATCGGCCATTGACGCTTTGCGGAAGGCTTTCCAACGACGGTAACACAGTTGAGTTGTGGGCGATGGACCACGAAGGCTACTTGACAATGCGCGCGAGCGCTGAGCTCGCCTGA
- a CDS encoding CoA ester lyase: MTTDSAVQLDETDIPASRSYLFVPGNRPERFEKARAAGADQAIFDLEDAVQADAKAEARAAVLAGVDTLRPALVRINGFETPWFEDDLAALASCRGVAGILLPKAERREQLSAVLKRAHRDLVLFPMIETARGIANLSALCAAPRVERLVFGTLDFQIDLGIEGDADELNLFRSQIVLASRLAEIGTPVDGISTVIADSSVIEAEARRGRRFGFGGKLCIHPAQIDAVHRAFAWSDAQTDWARRVLLAIEASNGAAVAVDGKMVDLPVILKARRIAAQVTTNRVAR, translated from the coding sequence ATGACCACAGATAGCGCAGTTCAATTGGACGAAACGGATATCCCGGCCTCGCGCTCGTATCTGTTCGTGCCGGGAAACCGTCCAGAACGATTCGAGAAGGCCCGTGCGGCCGGTGCCGACCAGGCGATCTTTGATCTCGAAGACGCCGTGCAAGCAGACGCGAAAGCTGAAGCCCGCGCTGCGGTGCTAGCTGGCGTAGACACTCTTCGGCCAGCCCTTGTGCGCATTAATGGCTTCGAAACACCATGGTTCGAAGATGATTTGGCGGCGCTTGCGTCGTGTCGCGGTGTTGCCGGTATTCTGCTGCCAAAAGCGGAAAGACGAGAACAGTTAAGCGCGGTACTGAAAAGGGCGCATCGCGATCTCGTGCTTTTCCCGATGATCGAAACCGCTAGAGGTATCGCGAATCTTTCGGCACTTTGCGCGGCCCCGCGGGTCGAACGGCTGGTTTTCGGAACGCTCGATTTTCAGATTGACTTGGGCATTGAAGGCGATGCAGACGAACTGAATTTATTTCGCTCGCAAATCGTGCTGGCCTCGCGGCTTGCGGAAATAGGCACGCCGGTGGACGGCATATCCACGGTGATCGCGGATTCTTCCGTCATCGAAGCTGAGGCGCGGCGTGGTAGGCGCTTCGGCTTCGGCGGCAAGCTATGCATTCATCCGGCTCAGATCGATGCCGTTCATCGTGCCTTCGCATGGAGTGATGCGCAGACGGATTGGGCGCGTCGGGTACTCCTCGCCATCGAAGCGAGTAACGGCGCAGCCGTGGCGGTCGACGGAAAAATGGTCGATCTCCCGGTGATTCTGAAAGCGCGCCGGATTGCCGCTCAGGTCACAACAAATCGCGTGGCTCGATGA
- a CDS encoding FAD-binding protein, which yields MTILVIAEHDNASIKAATLNTVAAASKIGGDVHVLVAGSNAQRAADAASKIAGVSKVLLADAPQLAEGLAENVEGTVLTIVRNPAKDYSHILAPATAHGKNIAPRIAALLDVAQISDITAVDAPDTFERPIYAGNAIATVQSSDPIKVITVRATGFDPVARTGGSASVERIDAANDAGISQFVSREITELNRPELTSASIIVSGGRGLGSGENYTKVLDPLADTLGAALGASRAAVDAGFVPNDYQVGQTGKIVAPQLYVAVGISGAIQHLAGMKDSKVIVAINKDAEAPIFSVADYGLVGDLFDLVPELVSALP from the coding sequence ATGACGATTTTGGTAATTGCAGAACACGACAACGCATCAATCAAGGCAGCGACGCTAAATACTGTGGCGGCGGCTTCGAAGATCGGCGGCGATGTTCACGTGCTTGTGGCGGGTTCGAACGCGCAACGCGCAGCGGATGCTGCGTCAAAGATAGCAGGCGTTTCCAAGGTGCTGCTTGCCGATGCGCCGCAACTCGCCGAAGGACTGGCTGAGAACGTCGAAGGCACAGTACTGACGATCGTGCGAAATCCGGCAAAGGATTATTCGCACATCCTTGCGCCCGCAACGGCCCACGGCAAGAACATCGCACCGCGCATTGCGGCGCTTCTGGATGTAGCACAGATCAGCGATATCACCGCGGTCGACGCACCGGACACTTTCGAGCGTCCAATCTATGCCGGCAACGCCATCGCGACTGTGCAATCGAGCGATCCGATCAAGGTCATCACCGTGCGCGCGACCGGCTTCGATCCGGTCGCGCGCACGGGCGGCAGCGCATCGGTCGAGAGGATCGATGCGGCAAACGACGCAGGCATTTCGCAGTTCGTAAGCCGCGAAATAACTGAGCTGAATCGGCCAGAACTGACGTCGGCGTCGATTATCGTGTCGGGTGGCCGTGGTCTCGGTAGCGGCGAGAACTACACGAAGGTGCTGGACCCGTTGGCGGACACGCTTGGTGCGGCGCTCGGCGCATCGCGTGCGGCGGTCGATGCGGGCTTCGTTCCCAACGACTACCAGGTCGGCCAAACCGGCAAGATCGTCGCGCCGCAGTTGTATGTGGCCGTCGGCATCTCGGGCGCAATCCAGCACTTGGCAGGGATGAAGGACAGCAAAGTCATCGTCGCGATCAACAAGGACGCGGAAGCTCCAATCTTCAGTGTCGCCGATTACGGCCTCGTCGGCGACCTTTTCGATCTCGTGCCGGAACTGGTAAGCGCCCTCCCCTGA
- a CDS encoding electron transfer flavoprotein subunit beta/FixA family protein gives MKILVSVKRVVDYNVKVRVKSDGTGVDIANVKMSMNPFDEIAVEEAVRLREAGLATEVIAVSCGVTKCQETLRAAMAIGADRGILVESANELQPLAVAKILKALVDKERPQLVLLGKQAIDDDSNQTGQMLAALAGLPQATFASKVLVADGSATVWREVDGGAETLSLKLPAVVTTDLRLNEPRYVTLPNIMKAKKKPLETLTPADLVVDVAPRLKTLKVAEPHKRCAGVLVPDVKTLVEKLKTEAKVL, from the coding sequence GTGAAGATACTCGTCTCAGTGAAACGCGTCGTTGACTACAACGTGAAGGTACGCGTGAAATCGGACGGTACGGGAGTCGATATCGCGAACGTGAAGATGTCGATGAATCCGTTTGACGAGATTGCCGTGGAGGAAGCGGTGCGCTTGCGCGAGGCGGGGTTGGCGACAGAGGTCATTGCGGTCTCCTGCGGCGTGACGAAATGTCAGGAGACGCTGCGCGCGGCGATGGCGATCGGCGCTGATCGCGGAATTCTGGTCGAATCGGCTAATGAATTGCAGCCGCTCGCCGTCGCGAAGATTCTCAAGGCGCTGGTTGATAAGGAACGGCCTCAACTGGTGCTCCTCGGCAAGCAAGCCATCGACGACGATTCCAACCAAACCGGTCAGATGCTCGCCGCGCTGGCTGGCCTGCCGCAAGCGACATTTGCATCGAAAGTCCTCGTGGCCGACGGCAGCGCCACGGTCTGGCGCGAAGTCGATGGCGGTGCGGAAACGCTGTCATTGAAACTGCCCGCCGTCGTCACCACCGACCTGCGCCTGAACGAGCCGCGCTATGTGACGTTGCCCAACATCATGAAGGCCAAGAAGAAGCCGTTGGAAACGCTGACGCCAGCGGACCTTGTCGTCGATGTCGCACCGCGCCTGAAGACGCTCAAAGTCGCCGAGCCGCACAAGCGCTGCGCCGGAGTGTTGGTGCCGGACGTTAAGACGCTGGTCGAGAAGCTCAAGACCGAAGCGAAAGTGCTTTAA